A stretch of Desulfurivibrio alkaliphilus AHT 2 DNA encodes these proteins:
- a CDS encoding complex I subunit 5 family protein codes for MNPLPPPWPILLIVLPLVAAILAFAAPRRGRLFALAGMAGVTAMLAALTYGMQGQEQLLYPLGGWPAELGIGLAADGLSLWLLWLTALVNIVVGLYSPHYFTDVNPPSATGRATTPQTSSANRRLRYFYPLWLLLWASLNGLLLSADLFNIYVGLELLGLAAVCLVSLSGTAAARQAALRYLLLNIFGSFCFLLGVVLIYRQTGSLNLALFAELADPDPLIRLALAFMTLGMIVKSALFPLHFWLPPAHANAPAPASALLSALVVKASLYLVLKIWLPLWQHADLELYAAFQLLGGLGAAAIFWGSVQALRSHALKELIAYSTVAQMGYLFLAFPLLLGPNPHAALYGLLFILAGHALAKTAFFLAAGIVQQYTTPPPRLAPGECPSKARTAEVTGQKDRLPRALLVTDLRALSQHLPLTAITISLAAVILMGLPPSGGFIGKWYLLLATLDSGQWWWTLTIVGGTLLSVAYLLPPITATFMRPARHRQTAVVTGQPITVMAAPLVMQWAPLLLALAGILLGLFPWLSLELTGGGLPAGWQAPAVSVAGGGQP; via the coding sequence ATGAACCCGCTGCCGCCCCCCTGGCCCATCCTGCTGATTGTCCTGCCGCTGGTTGCGGCCATCCTGGCCTTTGCCGCGCCCCGGCGGGGGCGCCTTTTTGCCCTGGCCGGAATGGCCGGCGTGACCGCCATGCTGGCGGCGCTGACCTACGGTATGCAAGGGCAGGAGCAACTGCTTTATCCCCTGGGCGGCTGGCCGGCGGAGCTGGGCATCGGCCTGGCGGCCGACGGCCTGAGCCTGTGGCTGCTCTGGCTGACGGCGCTGGTCAACATCGTGGTGGGCCTCTACAGCCCTCACTATTTCACCGATGTTAACCCCCCATCGGCCACCGGGCGGGCAACCACGCCCCAAACATCATCCGCCAACCGGCGCTTGCGTTATTTCTACCCGCTCTGGCTACTGCTCTGGGCCTCGCTCAACGGCCTGCTGCTCAGCGCCGATTTGTTCAACATCTACGTCGGCCTGGAATTGCTGGGGCTGGCGGCAGTCTGCCTGGTAAGCCTGTCGGGCACGGCGGCCGCCCGGCAGGCCGCCCTGCGCTATCTGCTGCTCAATATCTTCGGCTCGTTTTGCTTCCTGCTGGGAGTGGTCTTGATCTACCGCCAAACCGGCTCGCTGAACCTGGCCCTGTTTGCCGAACTTGCCGACCCCGACCCGCTGATCCGCCTGGCCTTGGCCTTCATGACCCTGGGGATGATCGTCAAGTCGGCTCTGTTTCCCCTGCATTTCTGGCTGCCGCCGGCCCATGCCAACGCCCCGGCGCCGGCCAGCGCCTTGCTTTCCGCCCTGGTGGTCAAGGCCTCGCTTTACCTGGTGCTCAAGATATGGCTGCCGCTGTGGCAACACGCCGACCTGGAACTTTACGCCGCCTTTCAACTGCTGGGCGGCCTGGGCGCGGCGGCAATTTTCTGGGGTTCGGTGCAGGCCCTGCGCAGCCACGCCTTAAAAGAATTGATCGCTTACTCCACCGTTGCCCAAATGGGCTATCTGTTCCTGGCCTTTCCGCTGCTGCTGGGCCCCAACCCCCACGCCGCCCTCTATGGCCTGCTCTTTATCCTGGCCGGTCATGCCCTGGCCAAAACCGCTTTCTTCCTGGCCGCCGGTATCGTGCAACAGTATACCACCCCCCCTCCCCGCCTGGCCCCCGGCGAGTGCCCCTCCAAAGCCCGCACCGCCGAGGTAACCGGTCAGAAGGACCGCTTACCTCGCGCTTTGTTGGTCACCGACCTCAGGGCCTTGAGCCAGCACTTGCCGCTGACCGCCATAACCATCTCTTTGGCCGCCGTTATACTGATGGGCCTGCCCCCCAGCGGCGGCTTCATTGGTAAATGGTACCTGCTGCTGGCCACCCTGGACAGCGGCCAATGGTGGTGGACCCTGACCATTGTCGGCGGCACCCTGCTGAGCGTGGCCTACCTGTTGCCCCCCATCACCGCCACTTTCATGCGCCCGGCCAGGCATCGGCAAACGGCGGTGGTTACCGGGCAACCCATAACCGTTATGGCCGCCCCGCTGGTAATGCAATGGGCGCCCCTGCTGCTGGCTTTAGCCGGCATCCTGCTGGGGCTGTTCCCCTGGCTCAGCCTTGAGCTTACCGGCGGCGGCCTGCCGGCTGGCTGGCAAGCACCGGCGGTGAGCGTTGCGGGAGGTGGGCAACCATGA
- a CDS encoding NADH-quinone oxidoreductase subunit K, whose amino-acid sequence MSTALLFGITGLLLFLLGLVALFGPEGTLRRILAVNISGSGIFLLMISVAYNPGGEPDAVIHALVLTGIVITVSITGFALALAGQAGEDDGSGEDNPAPEPPPARRESGSDGFNLGDAPPP is encoded by the coding sequence ATGAGCACCGCCCTGCTTTTCGGGATTACCGGCCTGCTGCTGTTTCTGCTGGGGCTGGTAGCGCTGTTTGGCCCGGAAGGGACGCTGCGCCGGATTCTGGCGGTCAATATCAGCGGCAGCGGCATCTTCCTGCTGATGATCAGCGTCGCTTACAACCCCGGCGGCGAACCCGACGCGGTGATCCACGCCCTGGTGCTGACCGGCATCGTGATCACCGTCAGCATCACCGGTTTTGCCCTGGCCTTGGCCGGCCAGGCCGGTGAAGATGATGGTTCAGGGGAAGATAACCCGGCGCCGGAGCCCCCCCCGGCCCGCAGGGAAAGTGGGTCGGACGGTTTCAACCTGGGGGACGCGCCGCCGCCATGA
- a CDS encoding hydrogenase subunit MbhD domain-containing protein has product MKLLTWGMDLTLAATLLGLAWAVLFSREEFRAVVLFIALGLVMALVWVRLDALEVGLAEAAIGAGISGALLLSFLGRLHRKRSAAPHLAAIGPTCVPGVRGAGPLAATCGTAERLRSSARFARVAVFFCGLGALVLLGIGCWLLWAYPPLRLGPAVVTVEAMPLSGVSNQVTAVLLNFRSFDTLLELVVLLLAVIGIWSLGKAPRPPVGIAVNPILLTMIRGILPFSILVAGYLVWLGEHAPGGAFQGGAVLGAAGILLALAGRPLPEFCPRPLLRATLVGGTLIFLGLAALPLALGKLFFQYPAAQAGAFILAIEAAAAISIGLALCLLPDAGAPAAARQQVFAPDEPLPSPQRHLPAEEEQR; this is encoded by the coding sequence ATGAAGCTGCTGACCTGGGGAATGGATCTGACCCTGGCCGCCACCTTGCTGGGCCTGGCCTGGGCGGTGCTCTTCAGCCGGGAGGAATTCCGGGCCGTGGTGCTGTTCATCGCCCTGGGGCTGGTCATGGCCCTGGTCTGGGTGCGCCTGGACGCCCTGGAGGTGGGCCTGGCCGAGGCGGCCATCGGCGCCGGAATCAGCGGAGCGTTGCTACTCTCCTTCCTCGGCCGTCTTCATCGTAAACGCTCAGCAGCACCGCATCTTGCGGCGATCGGCCCGACTTGCGTACCTGGGGTACGCGGCGCCGGTCCGCTTGCCGCAACCTGCGGCACTGCTGAGCGTTTACGGTCTTCGGCCCGCTTTGCTCGGGTGGCGGTGTTTTTTTGCGGCCTGGGGGCTTTGGTTTTGCTGGGGATTGGGTGCTGGCTGCTGTGGGCTTATCCGCCTTTGCGGCTGGGGCCGGCGGTGGTTACCGTCGAGGCCATGCCCTTGAGCGGGGTGAGTAACCAGGTGACCGCCGTACTGCTCAACTTTCGCAGCTTTGATACCCTGCTGGAACTGGTGGTGCTGCTGCTGGCGGTGATCGGCATCTGGTCCCTGGGCAAAGCGCCCCGCCCGCCGGTGGGCATAGCGGTTAACCCCATCCTGCTGACCATGATCCGGGGCATTTTACCCTTTTCCATTTTGGTGGCCGGTTACCTGGTCTGGCTGGGGGAGCACGCGCCGGGCGGCGCCTTCCAGGGCGGGGCGGTACTGGGTGCGGCCGGCATTCTGCTGGCCCTGGCCGGCCGGCCCCTGCCGGAATTCTGTCCCCGGCCCCTGCTGCGGGCCACCCTGGTGGGCGGCACCTTGATCTTTCTCGGGCTGGCCGCCCTGCCCCTGGCCCTGGGCAAGCTGTTTTTCCAGTACCCGGCGGCACAGGCCGGGGCCTTTATCCTGGCCATCGAGGCGGCGGCGGCCATCTCCATCGGCCTGGCGCTCTGCCTGCTGCCCGATGCCGGTGCACCGGCCGCCGCCCGGCAGCAGGTGTTTGCCCCCGATGAACCGTTGCCCTCCCCCCAGCGCCACTTGCCGGCGGAGGAGGAACAGCGATGA
- a CDS encoding cation:proton antiporter gives MLADIRHWLALGLIVAAMPFFLAGTVGLLRFPDTLTRIHAVTKADNVGLGLLVAGLILRNWSPAVSAELLLIWVLVLSAGATAGHLVGATARRDQEQTHATGNKT, from the coding sequence CTGCTGGCGGATATTCGACACTGGCTGGCCCTGGGGCTGATCGTGGCGGCCATGCCCTTTTTTCTGGCCGGCACCGTGGGGCTGCTGCGCTTTCCCGACACCCTTACCCGGATCCACGCGGTGACTAAGGCGGATAACGTCGGCCTGGGGCTGCTGGTGGCGGGGTTGATCCTGCGCAACTGGAGCCCGGCGGTCAGTGCCGAATTGCTGCTGATCTGGGTGCTGGTGCTCTCCGCCGGGGCCACCGCCGGTCACCTGGTGGGCGCCACCGCCCGGCGCGACCAGGAACAGACGCACGCTACGGGGAATAAAACATGA
- a CDS encoding monovalent cation/H+ antiporter complex subunit F yields MNDEILLLACTLFLLLTICLGLIRVVKGPTAADRMLTAQLFGTTGVGIFLLLAEVFTHPTLRHIALVYALLAAVAVITFVRRYRGAEVAATDQPGAKGVMEPAPNQADNEV; encoded by the coding sequence ATGAACGATGAAATTCTGCTGCTGGCCTGCACGCTTTTTCTGCTGCTGACCATCTGCCTGGGGCTGATCCGGGTGGTCAAAGGACCGACGGCGGCGGACCGGATGCTCACCGCCCAGCTCTTCGGGACCACCGGCGTGGGTATTTTTTTGCTGCTTGCCGAGGTTTTCACCCACCCCACCCTGCGCCATATCGCCCTGGTTTACGCCCTGCTGGCGGCGGTGGCGGTGATCACCTTCGTTCGCCGCTACCGGGGGGCGGAGGTCGCCGCCACGGACCAGCCAGGGGCAAAAGGGGTGATGGAGCCGGCGCCCAACCAGGCCGACAACGAGGTATAA
- a CDS encoding Na+/H+ antiporter subunit E, with protein MILFADHRHFARRLLRRSLELAIIWLVLTGAAPDGLLPGLIVVISAAVASLLLPPGYSWVWRPLGLLRFLPFFMIRSLLAGFDVARRAFSPDPRLAPTLVTFRWRLAEGPARVFFANAVSLLPGTLSVGFDRESLEIHSLDRSPGLEQELRRLETRIDELFKQETESATREGAHER; from the coding sequence ATGATCCTCTTTGCCGACCACCGCCATTTCGCCCGCCGGCTGTTGCGCCGCAGCCTGGAGCTGGCCATCATCTGGCTGGTCCTCACCGGGGCCGCCCCCGACGGCCTCTTGCCCGGCCTGATAGTGGTGATCTCCGCCGCCGTGGCCTCATTGCTGCTGCCGCCGGGTTATTCCTGGGTCTGGCGGCCGCTGGGGCTGCTGCGCTTTCTCCCCTTTTTCATGATCCGCTCCCTGCTGGCCGGTTTTGACGTGGCCCGCCGGGCCTTCAGCCCAGATCCGCGCCTGGCGCCCACCCTGGTAACTTTTCGCTGGCGCCTGGCCGAGGGGCCGGCCCGGGTCTTCTTCGCCAATGCCGTTTCCCTGCTGCCGGGCACCCTCAGCGTGGGTTTTGACCGGGAAAGCCTGGAGATTCACAGCCTGGATCGTTCCCCCGGTCTGGAGCAGGAATTGCGCCGCCTTGAAACCAGGATCGATGAGCTGTTCAAGCAGGAAACGGAATCTGCCACCCGGGAAGGCGCCCATGAACGATGA
- a CDS encoding HD domain-containing phosphohydrolase, which yields MNDKLIAGQNPENDQGKSTWLRRMLQDSLSVQSKFFLVTGLILLLNCLGTALIIYKAEKRQLVERAFGQSELVMAAVEASRAYVREELRPVMYRRFGPDIFLPEAMSTSYVGRSVMERFAPLVDDYDYRRVAINARNPHYEAGELERRMIAYFVEHPEQTEWRGLLQVNGKDKFKRFRPVYFEEECLLCHGRPEHAPPGLIEIYGDRLGFGRTAGELAGLVAVGVPVAATLVEARQKATLIFVVVAGGLALVLLALNFFFHHMVVTNLRGILEIFRDQEELPQGVKEQIVADPGQKRKFFQHQDELAELTAAAHSMAASLRQKKEQLHRYNQELEQRVEERTSALQKSEQALREARDNLEVRVRQRTAELEQANVELEESRRRIEMAHRDWNDAFDAIQDPIFIHDRNHRIVHANPAYVQRAGLPLEELRGRTYYEIFPKLSQPLPSCRDFPEKLAQESGDEVTLPQGEVLVSRSFGIRRADGSYRHSIHILEDLTELRRFALELQRLNRSLRTISRGNEALVRVTDELELLNEICQILVETGGYQMAWVGYAEADPAQTVKPMAYAGREDGFLQAVPTTWADEPHGRGPTGAAIVRRQAVASRDLQNDTDFAPWRDEALERGYASVIALPLFDGDELYGALSIYAAEPNAFDTHEVVLLSELADDLAFGIHMLRIRAEREAAVRDLAASEARFQELFEHAPAGYLLLRLHDGTIIQVNEAAIRMLGYQRGELVDRSLFALFPPGVNGLARAESLFGLFSQGEQLRDQELQVRRKNGETIWISLTAQPVFDKAGRIVECRASILDISKRKEAEQGRQQLTERLQRSLVQTIQAIATTIEKRDPYTAGHQQRVAELAVAIAQEMGLDEQRIEGLRLGAMIHDIGKIYVPAELLNRPGELDELEFRFIRTHPEVGHEIIKGVDFPWPVAEMVVQHHEWLDGSGYPNNLRGDEIVLEARIIAVADVVEAITNHRPYRPALQLEKAIQEIREHEGRRYDPAVVAACVRLFQEKGFQWSKVWGAGPAG from the coding sequence ATGAATGACAAACTTATTGCTGGCCAAAACCCTGAAAACGATCAGGGCAAATCGACTTGGTTGCGACGCATGCTGCAGGACTCCTTGAGTGTGCAGTCCAAGTTTTTCCTGGTCACCGGCCTGATTCTGCTGCTCAACTGCCTGGGGACGGCCCTGATCATCTATAAGGCCGAGAAAAGGCAACTGGTGGAAAGGGCTTTTGGCCAGTCGGAGCTTGTAATGGCGGCGGTGGAGGCCAGCCGGGCCTATGTTCGGGAAGAGTTGCGGCCGGTGATGTACCGCCGGTTTGGGCCGGATATTTTTCTTCCCGAGGCCATGTCCACCTCATATGTGGGGCGGTCGGTTATGGAGCGTTTTGCCCCGCTGGTGGACGATTATGACTACCGCCGGGTGGCCATTAATGCCCGTAATCCGCACTATGAAGCCGGTGAGTTGGAACGGCGGATGATCGCTTATTTTGTTGAGCACCCCGAGCAAACCGAATGGCGGGGGCTGTTGCAGGTTAATGGCAAGGACAAATTTAAACGGTTCCGGCCGGTCTATTTCGAAGAGGAGTGCCTGCTTTGCCATGGCCGGCCGGAACACGCTCCGCCGGGCCTGATTGAAATCTATGGAGACCGCCTGGGTTTCGGTCGAACGGCAGGGGAACTGGCCGGCCTGGTGGCGGTGGGGGTACCGGTGGCGGCGACCCTGGTCGAGGCCCGGCAAAAGGCGACCTTGATTTTCGTGGTGGTCGCCGGCGGTCTGGCCTTGGTGTTGTTGGCGCTGAATTTTTTCTTTCACCACATGGTGGTGACCAACCTGCGCGGGATCCTCGAAATATTTCGGGACCAGGAGGAGCTCCCCCAAGGGGTGAAGGAGCAAATTGTTGCCGACCCGGGCCAGAAAAGAAAGTTTTTTCAGCACCAGGACGAGCTGGCTGAACTGACTGCGGCGGCCCACAGCATGGCCGCCAGCCTGAGGCAAAAAAAGGAGCAGTTGCACCGCTACAACCAGGAACTCGAACAGCGGGTTGAGGAGCGCACCAGTGCTCTGCAAAAATCGGAGCAGGCCTTGCGGGAGGCCCGGGATAATCTCGAAGTGCGGGTGCGGCAACGCACCGCCGAGCTGGAGCAGGCCAATGTTGAGCTGGAAGAGAGCCGGCGCCGCATCGAGATGGCCCACCGGGACTGGAATGACGCCTTCGACGCCATTCAGGACCCCATATTCATCCATGATCGCAATCACCGGATCGTCCACGCCAATCCCGCTTATGTCCAGCGGGCCGGTCTGCCCCTGGAGGAGTTGCGGGGCCGCACCTATTACGAAATTTTCCCCAAGCTCTCCCAGCCGTTGCCATCTTGCCGGGATTTCCCGGAAAAACTTGCCCAGGAGAGTGGTGATGAAGTAACCCTGCCCCAGGGCGAGGTCTTGGTTTCCCGCTCCTTTGGAATTCGCCGGGCCGATGGGAGCTACCGCCACTCCATTCATATCCTGGAGGATCTGACCGAATTGCGCCGCTTCGCCCTGGAGCTGCAGCGCTTGAACCGCTCTCTGCGCACCATCAGCCGGGGCAACGAGGCGCTGGTCCGGGTTACCGACGAGTTGGAATTGCTCAACGAAATCTGCCAAATTCTCGTGGAAACCGGCGGTTACCAGATGGCCTGGGTGGGCTATGCCGAGGCTGACCCGGCACAAACAGTCAAGCCGATGGCCTACGCCGGTCGCGAGGATGGCTTTCTGCAGGCGGTGCCGACAACCTGGGCCGATGAACCCCATGGCCGGGGGCCCACCGGAGCTGCCATTGTCCGGCGCCAGGCCGTTGCCTCCCGCGATCTGCAAAACGACACGGATTTTGCGCCTTGGCGGGACGAAGCCCTGGAGCGGGGCTATGCCTCGGTAATTGCCTTACCCTTGTTTGATGGGGATGAGCTGTACGGCGCCCTCTCAATTTATGCCGCCGAACCCAATGCCTTCGACACCCATGAAGTGGTGCTGCTCAGCGAGCTGGCCGATGATCTTGCCTTTGGCATCCATATGCTGCGGATTCGTGCCGAACGGGAGGCGGCGGTCCGTGACCTGGCCGCCAGCGAAGCCCGGTTCCAGGAGCTCTTTGAGCACGCGCCGGCCGGTTATCTTTTGCTGCGCCTGCATGACGGTACTATCATCCAGGTCAACGAAGCAGCCATCCGGATGCTGGGTTACCAGCGAGGGGAACTGGTTGATCGCTCCCTGTTCGCCCTGTTCCCCCCGGGAGTAAACGGCCTGGCCCGGGCCGAGTCCCTGTTTGGCCTTTTCAGCCAAGGGGAACAACTCAGGGACCAGGAACTGCAGGTCAGGCGCAAAAATGGTGAGACCATCTGGATCAGCCTTACCGCCCAACCGGTTTTCGACAAAGCGGGCCGGATCGTGGAGTGCCGAGCCAGTATCCTCGATATCTCCAAACGCAAAGAGGCTGAACAGGGGCGGCAGCAACTGACCGAACGCCTGCAACGCAGCCTGGTGCAGACCATCCAAGCCATTGCCACCACCATCGAAAAACGTGATCCCTACACCGCCGGTCACCAGCAACGGGTGGCGGAGCTGGCGGTGGCTATCGCCCAGGAGATGGGGCTTGATGAGCAGCGCATCGAAGGTTTGCGTCTTGGGGCGATGATCCACGATATCGGCAAGATTTATGTTCCGGCGGAGCTGTTGAACCGGCCGGGAGAGCTTGACGAGTTGGAATTTCGCTTCATTCGCACCCACCCCGAGGTGGGTCATGAGATCATCAAGGGGGTGGATTTTCCCTGGCCGGTGGCTGAAATGGTGGTCCAGCACCATGAGTGGCTGGATGGCAGCGGCTACCCCAATAATTTGCGGGGCGATGAGATCGTCCTCGAGGCGCGGATCATCGCGGTGGCCGACGTGGTGGAGGCGATCACCAACCATCGCCCTTACCGCCCGGCCCTGCAACTGGAAAAAGCGATTCAGGAGATTCGGGAGCATGAGGGGCGGCGCTATGATCCGGCCGTGGTGGCGGCCTGTGTGCGCCTCTTTCAGGAAAAGGGGTTTCAGTGGAGTAAGGTCTGGGGCGCTGGCCCGGCCGGCTAA
- a CDS encoding IS4 family transposase, which translates to MQNITGSQEQQAVRQLNSKVDQFFDNFSLGTLLNRAGIRKLRGASPVRLLKSIFMLAFNQENFFRGIVEREQGFGKDAAYDLLQGANYNWRRLLLQLAAKIATVFSLLTEEPKRKVLIIDDSTYERPHARKVELLARVRDNCRKRFTRGFKLLTMAWSDGYNTLPVDFALLSSREPEKRLWGEKRRLDRRCCAARRRQEAVTKSTDLLDGMIKRIMASGIDFGYILMDSWFAFPSIIRKLHRHRPVICMLKDMPNIRFRHQGVSRRVGEIYRNLHKRPGRAKILASTTVELTCGLPAKIVFVRHRSTKNWLALLSTDLELGEEEIVQTYGKRWDIEVMFKVVKHYLNLEKEVQMRNFDGLIAHATIVMIRYCFLSFQQRMDNDERALGSLFYACAEEMQDITLLEALQRIMTLALDKIRQLGELTEDAVRRIINVLMDTACHMLLSPAGNGRNKNILTAS; encoded by the coding sequence ATGCAAAATATCACGGGCAGCCAAGAACAGCAAGCAGTAAGGCAACTGAACAGCAAAGTCGATCAGTTCTTTGACAACTTCTCCCTCGGCACCCTGCTCAACCGGGCGGGTATCCGTAAGCTGCGGGGCGCTTCGCCGGTTCGGCTGCTGAAGTCCATCTTCATGCTGGCCTTCAACCAGGAGAACTTCTTTCGCGGAATCGTGGAACGGGAGCAGGGCTTTGGCAAGGACGCCGCCTATGACCTCCTGCAGGGGGCCAACTACAACTGGCGCCGGCTGCTGCTGCAACTGGCGGCCAAAATCGCCACCGTTTTCTCCCTGCTGACCGAGGAGCCAAAACGGAAGGTGCTGATCATCGACGACAGCACCTACGAACGGCCCCATGCCCGCAAGGTGGAGTTGCTGGCCAGGGTGCGTGACAACTGCCGTAAACGGTTTACCAGGGGCTTCAAGCTGCTGACCATGGCCTGGTCGGATGGTTACAACACCTTGCCGGTGGACTTTGCCTTGCTTTCTTCGCGTGAACCGGAGAAACGTTTGTGGGGTGAGAAAAGACGACTTGACCGGCGTTGTTGCGCTGCCCGGCGCCGGCAAGAGGCGGTGACCAAGTCCACCGATCTGCTGGATGGTATGATCAAGCGGATCATGGCAAGCGGCATCGACTTCGGTTACATCCTGATGGACAGTTGGTTCGCCTTTCCCTCGATCATCAGGAAACTGCACCGGCATAGGCCAGTGATCTGCATGCTGAAGGACATGCCCAATATCCGTTTCCGGCATCAGGGTGTTTCCCGGCGAGTGGGGGAAATCTACCGGAACCTGCACAAACGACCGGGGCGGGCCAAAATCCTGGCCAGCACCACGGTGGAGCTGACATGTGGCTTGCCGGCCAAAATTGTCTTCGTCCGGCATCGCAGCACCAAAAACTGGCTGGCCCTGTTGTCCACCGATCTGGAACTCGGCGAGGAGGAGATCGTTCAGACCTACGGTAAACGGTGGGATATCGAGGTGATGTTCAAAGTGGTCAAGCACTACCTCAACCTGGAAAAGGAGGTGCAGATGCGGAATTTCGACGGACTGATCGCCCATGCCACCATAGTCATGATCCGTTACTGCTTCCTCTCCTTCCAGCAGCGGATGGACAACGATGAGCGGGCTTTGGGCTCCCTCTTCTACGCCTGTGCCGAGGAGATGCAGGACATCACCCTGCTCGAAGCGCTCCAGCGCATCATGACCCTGGCCCTGGACAAAATACGGCAACTCGGTGAGCTCACCGAAGATGCCGTGCGAAGAATCATCAATGTATTGATGGATACAGCTTGTCATATGTTGTTATCCCCAGCGGGAAATGGCAGAAATAAAAACATTTTAACGGCCAGTTAG
- a CDS encoding pyridoxal-phosphate dependent enzyme: MKLLESIGNTPLVDLERIWDPDQSGVRVRVKLEGANPGGSLKDRPACFMIQEAITSGAMSVARDLPRGSTVVAILPDRGDRYLSSQVFASKCAICPP, from the coding sequence ATGAAGCTGTTGGAGAGCATTGGCAATACCCCCCTGGTCGATCTGGAGCGGATCTGGGACCCTGATCAAAGCGGGGTTCGTGTTCGGGTCAAGCTGGAAGGGGCCAACCCCGGGGGGTCGCTGAAGGATCGCCCGGCCTGTTTCATGATCCAGGAAGCGATCACCAGCGGCGCCATGAGCGTGGCTCGCGACCTGCCCCGGGGTTCCACGGTGGTGGCCATCCTGCCCGATCGCGGCGACCGCTATCTCTCCTCCCAGGTCTTTGCCAGCAAATGCGCCATCTGCCCACCATGA
- the queC gene encoding 7-cyano-7-deazaguanine synthase QueC: MTDGITNSVLPDAKGQPAVVLLSGGLDSTTVLALAKAAGYRCHCLSFRYGQRHTQELELARANARHWGAARHLILNIELDAIGGSALTGDELEVPKDNLSPLDSPDGAETDAPGMAGEVPVTYVPGRNTIFLAYAASWAEVLGARDIFIGVNAVDFSGYPDCRPDYLEALAAALNLGSQCGREGRPFRLQAPLLHLSKAEIIAKGLALGVDYARTHSCYDPDQQHRACGRCDACILRRRGFAAAGCPDPTTYQPARSE, from the coding sequence ATGACTGACGGGATTACTAACAGTGTTTTACCCGATGCCAAGGGGCAACCGGCGGTGGTGCTGCTTTCCGGCGGGCTGGACTCCACCACCGTGCTGGCCTTGGCCAAGGCGGCGGGTTACCGCTGCCACTGCCTTTCCTTTCGTTACGGCCAGCGCCACACCCAGGAGCTGGAACTGGCTCGGGCCAATGCCCGGCACTGGGGCGCGGCCCGCCACCTGATTCTCAATATCGAACTGGACGCCATCGGCGGCTCGGCCCTGACCGGGGATGAACTGGAGGTGCCAAAAGACAACCTGTCGCCTCTCGATTCCCCCGATGGTGCTGAAACCGACGCTCCCGGTATGGCCGGGGAGGTGCCGGTGACCTACGTGCCGGGCCGAAACACCATCTTTCTGGCCTATGCCGCCTCCTGGGCCGAAGTGCTGGGGGCCCGGGATATCTTTATCGGGGTCAATGCCGTGGATTTCAGCGGCTACCCCGACTGCCGTCCCGACTATCTTGAGGCCCTGGCCGCCGCCTTGAACCTGGGCAGTCAATGCGGCCGGGAGGGGCGGCCATTTCGGCTCCAGGCCCCGCTGCTGCATTTGAGCAAGGCGGAGATTATCGCCAAAGGGTTGGCGCTGGGGGTAGATTATGCCCGGACCCATTCCTGTTACGACCCGGACCAGCAGCACCGGGCCTGCGGCCGTTGCGATGCCTGTATATTACGCCGCCGTGGCTTTGCCGCCGCCGGTTGTCCCGACCCCACGACCTATCAACCCGCCCGCTCCGAGTAG